From the genome of uncultured Bacteroides sp.:
GTCCTATTTGCACAGAGGGTATAATAAAATCTCTCCTTTCTGATGCTGAAATTAATTGGTTAAATGATTATCATCAGTTAGTTTATGATAGACTAAGTCCTTATCTTTCTGAAGAAGAATCTTTGTGGTTGAGAACTAAAACTATAGCGATTTAATTCTTATACTACATTATAGTATAATATAAACAGATAAAATAAAATGGCATTAATAAAATCAGTGCGCGGATTTACGCCGGAGTTTGGTGAGAATTGTTTCTTAGCAGACAATGCAACTATTATTGGTGATGTTAAAATGGGAAATGAATGCAGTATCTGGTTTGGTACAATATTGCGTGGCGATGTAAACTCTATACGTATTGGAAATAGAGTAAACATCCAAGATGGATCTGTATTGCATACCTTATACGAAAAGTCTACTATTGAAATTGGCAATAATGTTTCAGTGGGGCATAATGTTACTATTCATGGCGCAACAATAAAAGACTATGCATTGGTTGGGATGGGTTCAACTATTCTTGATCATGCTGTTATAGGTGAAGGAGCTATTGTTGCTGCCGGATCTTTGGTGTTAAGTAACACAATAATTGAACCTGGTAGTATTTGGGGAGGTGTTCCTGCTAAGTTTATTAAAAAGGTAGATCCCGAACAGGCGAAGGAGCTGAATGAAAAAATTGCTCATAACTATCTTATGTATTCTGATTGGTATAAGTAGAAATGGTTAATAATAAAATGTCCGGCTTTGGTATAATACCATAAAGCCGGATATTCTTTATTTAGCAATGTTATATCTGTTTTCTAGAACTTAATCTGGTCCAGGATTTTTTCGCTGGCCCCTAAGTTTTTCCTCACATAGTTGTCTGCATTTGCCCCTACTTCCTTTAGATATTCTGCATCTGAAATCATTTTGTCCAGTAATTGACTTAGGTCTTCATAATTCTTTATTGAGAAAGCTCCGTTTTCTTCTAAAAGTTGTTTTGCTTCCATGAATTTTTGGTACTTAGGACCGAAAATAACAGGAATACCATATACGGCAGCTTCAAGTATATTGTGAATACCGACTCCGAATCCTCCGCCAATATAAGCTATTTCTCCGTACCTGTAAATGGAAGACAATAATCCAAATCCATCAATAATTAGACAGTCTGCATTTCTCACATTTTGTTCATTTGCTTTGGAATAACGAACATATGGACGTTTTAACTTACTGATAATCTCTACTAAATGATTTTCATCAATGACATGAGGCGCAATAATTAGTTTGATATAAGGATGTGTATTGAAATACTCAATAAAGAGATCTTCATCCGGTTGCCATGAACTTCCAGCTACAATTGTCATTGAATTGCCTTTGAATGCTTCTACTAAAGGCAGATCCTTTGCTTCCTGACGAATTTCAAGAACACGGTCGAAGCGAGTGTCGCCAACTACGGTAACCTTATTAATACCAATCTTGGAGAGGAAGCGTTTTGATGTTTCATTTTGAACAAACAACTGATCAAAATTAGCTAAAACCTTCCTGTATGTTCCTCCATACCACTTAAAAAATATCTGCTCTTTTCGGAAAATAGATGAAATACTGTAAACAGGAATATTCCTTTTGTGTAGCTCATCCAGATAGTTTTTCCAGAATTCATATTTAATGAAGAAAGCCATGCAAGGCTGTATAATGTCTAAGAACTTATTTACATTACGAGGCTTATCAAGCGGAAGGTAGCATACAATGTCTGCTCCTCTGTAATTTTTACGAACTTCATATCCTGATGGGGAAAAGAAAGTAAGTAATATATTATATTCAGGATATCTTTCTCTGATTTTCTCAATGAGCGGACGTCCTTGTTCAAACTCACCTAAAGATGCTGCATGAAACCAAATATATTTTGCACCATCTTCTTTTTGCTGACGTAGAAGTTCGTATACTATCCAATGCCCTTTCATCATCTTGCGTGGCTTTCTGCTGAAAGGTGCAAGTAGATGAATTAATAGCGAGTATATATAAATTCCAAAATTATAAAACATGTCTGCTCTTTTACTTCTTTATAACCTCTATTGCTCTTTTCATTCGGGCAATTGTTTCTTCTTTGCCCAATACAGCAGAGATGTCAAACATGTGAGGTCCTTTCCCTTCTCCAACAAGTGTGAGACGGAAAGCATTCATGATATTTCCTAAATGATATCCTTTGCTCTCGATCCATTCCATTACAATTTTTTCCTGGTTCTCCAAAGAAAAATCGTCAATGGCTTCAATTACGTGCATAAGCTCAGTTATCTGTGCGGGAGAATCTTCTTTCCAGCGTTTTTTTACAGTCTTCTCATCGTATTCTGTCGGAGCAACAAAGAAGAATTTGCAAACATTCCAAAGCTCTTTTACAAAGCTAGCCCGCTCTTTCATAAGTCCTACAACAGTAACCACTTTTTCAAAAGGAGCTTCTACACCTTGTTCTTTTAAATATGGAATGAATAAATTGGCTATTTCCTCATTTGACTTAAGTTGAATATATTGATGATTGAACCATTTACCTTTTTCATAATCGAATTTTGCGCCGGCTTTGCTGCATCTGTGTAGATCAAAAAGCTGAATCAGTACATCCATACTCATAATCTCCTGGTCATTACCCGGATTCCATCCTAATAATGCGAGGAAGTTGATTACAGCTTCAGGCAGATAACCAGATTCTCTGTATCCAGAAGAAATTTCTCCTGTCTTCGGATCTTTCCATTCTAATGGGAACACAGGAAATCCCAGTCGGTCACCATCTCGTTTACTTAGTTTGCCATTTCCGTCTGGTTTAAG
Proteins encoded in this window:
- a CDS encoding gamma carbonic anhydrase family protein, giving the protein MALIKSVRGFTPEFGENCFLADNATIIGDVKMGNECSIWFGTILRGDVNSIRIGNRVNIQDGSVLHTLYEKSTIEIGNNVSVGHNVTIHGATIKDYALVGMGSTILDHAVIGEGAIVAAGSLVLSNTIIEPGSIWGGVPAKFIKKVDPEQAKELNEKIAHNYLMYSDWYK
- a CDS encoding glycosyltransferase N-terminal domain-containing protein — protein: MFYNFGIYIYSLLIHLLAPFSRKPRKMMKGHWIVYELLRQQKEDGAKYIWFHAASLGEFEQGRPLIEKIRERYPEYNILLTFFSPSGYEVRKNYRGADIVCYLPLDKPRNVNKFLDIIQPCMAFFIKYEFWKNYLDELHKRNIPVYSISSIFRKEQIFFKWYGGTYRKVLANFDQLFVQNETSKRFLSKIGINKVTVVGDTRFDRVLEIRQEAKDLPLVEAFKGNSMTIVAGSSWQPDEDLFIEYFNTHPYIKLIIAPHVIDENHLVEIISKLKRPYVRYSKANEQNVRNADCLIIDGFGLLSSIYRYGEIAYIGGGFGVGIHNILEAAVYGIPVIFGPKYQKFMEAKQLLEENGAFSIKNYEDLSQLLDKMISDAEYLKEVGANADNYVRKNLGASEKILDQIKF
- the gltX gene encoding glutamate--tRNA ligase is translated as MTERKVRVRFAPSPTGALHIGGVRTALYNYLFARQHGGDMIFRIEDTDSQRFVPGAEEYIIEAFKWLGVEFDEGVSFGGNYGPYRQSERKEIYKKYVKILLDCQKAYIAFDTPEELDAKRAEIKNFQYDASTRLSMRNSLTLSEEEVKNLIDSGEKYVVRIKIEPNEDIHVQDIIRGEVIINSSILDDKVLYKSADELPTYHLANIVDDHLMDISHVIRGEEWLPSAPLHVLLYRAFGWEETMPQFAHLPLLLKPDGNGKLSKRDGDRLGFPVFPLEWKDPKTGEISSGYRESGYLPEAVINFLALLGWNPGNDQEIMSMDVLIQLFDLHRCSKAGAKFDYEKGKWFNHQYIQLKSNEEIANLFIPYLKEQGVEAPFEKVVTVVGLMKERASFVKELWNVCKFFFVAPTEYDEKTVKKRWKEDSPAQITELMHVIEAIDDFSLENQEKIVMEWIESKGYHLGNIMNAFRLTLVGEGKGPHMFDISAVLGKEETIARMKRAIEVIKK